A part of Perca fluviatilis chromosome 15, GENO_Pfluv_1.0, whole genome shotgun sequence genomic DNA contains:
- the LOC120573965 gene encoding proton channel OTOP2-like, whose translation MMAKDKEIAEAHLSNNINVQSQVEGTCEPDLNIPSIGVVREPGQYWGWMLSGVICLNILILGCALVSSSAFSDVNISSSDLQMFLIILLLLTSIWMVYYVIYTARKENAVMYKDGHAGPVWLRGGLVVFGLLSIIMDIFKIASYVGYLHCDSAVKVVFPVVQLAFVVLQTYFLWIHAKDCVQIQRNITCCGLMLTLSTNLVVWMTAVTEESLHQRTVSQYSSNITNLTGRSLYTSEVAYGADNCKCSHTSCSIFKDAYYYLYPFNIEYSLFASAMSYIMWKNVGRVTEERSHSNIKFHLNDVYLGPVAGVLLVVAGLATFIVYEMEMVNNYSDHDRRDKAVMMHFIVNIVIVTLMSVSTVIGCTIYKVDHRERVSEKNPTRSLDVGLLVGASLGQFIISYFSIVAMASTGAKGYLNRLNLAWAVLMVSQLGLQNFFIIEGLHREPFHEVHLATVVVNPYVLPPSKELSILGGSDMDSKPSPVLTADSLHGPTAEHRQKLLWKRRVLKEVCAFLLLGNVILWIMPAFGARPQFDHDTEANFYNVNMWTAIVNIGLPFGIFYRMHSVASLFEVFLTS comes from the exons ATGATGGCCAAAGACAAGGAGATAGCGGAGGCTCACCTGTCCAacaacatcaatgtacagagTCAAGTGGAGGGCACATGTGAACCCGACCTGAACATCCCTTCCATTGGAGTTGTCAGAGAGCCGGGTCAATACTGGGGATGGATGCTGTCTGGGGTCATCTGTTTAAACATTTTGATCCTGGGCTGTGCCTTGGTCAGCAGCAGTGCCTTCAGTGATGTCAATATCAGTAGCTCTGACCTGCAGATGTTCctcatcatcctcctcctcctcacctccATCTGGATGGTTTATTATGTCATCTACACGGCCAGAAAAGAAAATGCTGTTATGTACAAGGATGGCCATGCTGGACCTGTATGGCTCAGGG GAGGACTTGTGGTATTTGGACTACTCAGCATTATCATGGACATTTTCAAGATAGCCAGCTATGTGGGTTACCTCCACTGTGATTCTGCTGTTAAGGTTGTATTCCCTGTGGTGCAACTTGCCTTCGTAGTTTTGCAG ACATACTTTTTGTGGATCCACGCCAAGGACTGTGTGCAGATACAAAGGAACATTACATG TTGTGGGCTGATGCTCACTCTCTCCACAAATCTAGTTGTGTGGATGACTGCAGTCACTGAGGAGTCCCTTCACCAAAGAACAGTTTCCCAATATTCAAGCAACATCACTAATCTCACTGGACGAAGCCTGTACACCAGTGAAG TGGCTTATGGAGCCGATAATTGCAAGTGCAGCCACACTTCATGTAGCATCTTCAAGGATGCCTACTACTATTTGTACCCCTTCAACATCGAGTACAGTCTCTTCGCCTCTGCCATGTCCTACATCATGTGGAAAAATGTGGGCAGAGTAACAGAAGAACGCAGTCACTCCAACATCAAATTCCATCTGAATGATGTATATCTTGGTCCTGTGGCAGGAGTTCTCTTAGTGGTGGCGGGTCTGGCAACCTTTATCGTATATGAAATGGAAATGGTTAACAACTATAGTGATCATGACCGCAGAGACAAAGCTGTGATGATGCACTTTATCGTTAATATAGTGATAGTGACCCTGATGTCTGTCTCTACTGTGATTGGCTGTACCATCTACAAGGTGGACCACAGAGAGCGTGTATCAGAGAAAAACCCAACACGCAGCTTGGATGTTGGGCTGCTAGTGGGAGCCTCACTAGGGCAGTTCATCATCAGCTATTTCTCTATCGTTGCCATGGCTTCAACTGGAGCCAAAGGCTACCTGAACAGGCTCAACCTGGCCTGGGCCGTCCTGATGGTGAGCCAACTTGGCCTGCAGAACTTTTTCATCATTGAAGGACTACATCGGGAGCCCTTCCACGAGGTGCACCTGGCCACTGTGGTTGTAAATCCATATGTGCTGCCACCAAGCAAAGAGCTGAGCATCCTTGGAGGATCAGACATGGACTCAAAGCCCAGCCCAGTACTCACAGCAGACAGCCTGCACGGCCCTACGGCAGAGCACAGGCAGAAACTGTTGTGGAAGAGACGGGTGTTGAAGGAGGTCTGTGCGTTTCTGCTGCTAGGCAACGTCATA CTGTGGATCATGCCGGCATTCGGTGCTCGTCCCCAGTTTGACCATGACACTGAAGCTAACTTCTACAATGTCAACATGTGGACTGCGATTGTGAATATTGGACTTCCTTTTGGTATCTTTTACCGCATGCATTCAGTCGCCAGTCTGTTTGAGGTTTTTCTGACCTCATAA
- the LOC120575420 gene encoding inward rectifier potassium channel 16-like, whose protein sequence is MSTERGELVIIDTCYTTVHTLGRKNEARRLRYMQKDGSFPVVFQKAPGQWSLYLIDIFTTLVEIRWRVMLLIFSLSYILSWLFFGLCYWLIAYVHGDVDDAEHTTCVDNVRGFTGAFMYSMETQATIGYGFRGMTENCIVAIILVTVQDVFSCLLDTIIIGIVVAKMASARKRSQTVGFSSCAVVNLRDGVLCLSWRLGDFRGNHILEGVARAMLVRYVKQPLGSIVMSYQDLHIQNRDIVLATPVTIIHKLEPGSPLYLLGPDDLLGDNFELVVSFTYTGDSTGMLHQTRTSYTPADIRWGQRFQDMLKLDKRHYKVDYALFNVTTWVPVPLLSAEQFDRRGRPVEGSQSRGPLFASNKRNGHTCKVNPDITEEVMQQTCL, encoded by the coding sequence ATGAGCACTGAGAGGGGCGAGCTGGTCATCATTGATACCTGCTACACTACAGTCCACACACTGGGCAGGAAAAATGAGGCCAGGCGGCTGCGCTACATGCAGAAAGATGGCAGCTTCCCTGTGGTTTTCCAGAAGGCCCCTGGACAATGGAGCCTGTACCTGATAGACATCTTCACCACTCTTGTGGAGATCCGCTGGAGGGTGATGCTCCTTATCTTTTCCCTCTCTTACATTCTCTCTTGGCTCTTTTTTGGTCTCTGTTATTGGCTCATTGCATATGTACATGGGGACGTTGACGATGCAGAACACACAACATGCGTAGACAATGTGCGTGGCTTTACTGGAGCCTTTATGTATTCAATGGAGACCCAGGCGACTATTGGCTACGGCTTCAGGGGGATGACTGAGAACTGTATCGTGGCCATTATTTTGGTGACGGTTCAAGATGTATTTAGCTGCCTCCTTGACACCATCATCATTGGTATTGTTGTTGCTAAAATGGCATCTGCTCGTAAGAGATCTCAGACGGTTGGTTTTAGCAGCTGTGCAGTGGTCAACCTGCGAGACGGGGTTCTGTGTCTGTCTTGGCGACTTGGGGACTTCAGGGGCAATCACATCCTGGAGGGTGTTGCCAGGGCCATGTTAGTCCGCTATGTGAAACAGCCACTGGGGTCTATTGTGATGTCATACCAGGACCTGCACATCCAGAATCGAGACATTGTGCTCGCCACACCAGTCACCATTATCCACAAGCTGGAGCCTGGCAGTCCCCTCTACCTCCTCGGCCCTGACGACCTGCTGGGGGACAACTTTGAGCTGGTGGTGTCTTTCACCTATACCGGTGACTCTACAGGTATGCTCCACCAGACTCGAACCTCCTACACACCAGCAGACATCCGCTGGGGCCAGCGCTTCCAGGACATGCTGAAACTGGACAAGAGGCACTACAAGGTGGACTACGCTCTGTTCAACGTGACCACGTGGGTGCCGGTGCCCCTGCTCAGTGCAGAGCAGTTTGACAGGAGGGGTCGCCCTGTAGAGGGCAGTCAGTCCCGCGGTCCTCTCTTTGCTTCAAATAAGAGAAACGGACACACTTGCAAAGTGAATCCTGACATCACTGAAGAGGTGATGCAGCAAACCTGCTTGTAG
- the ush1ga gene encoding Usher syndrome type-1G protein homolog has protein sequence MNDRYHKAARDGYLDLLKEATRKDLNAPDEDGMTPTLWAAYHGNLEALQLIAARGGNPDKCDIWGNTPLHLAAANGHLNCLFFLVSFGANIWCLDNDYHTPLDMAATKNHMDCVRYLDTIATKQTGLNTKLVSKMKDRAFRDAERRIKECVKMQKKHHKRMERRFHRETSEASASDVMSFSSYTSSSLSHKLHNFNAATVSVPYSQATLHATNRGKTKIQRKLEKRKQGDGTFKIYEDGRKSVRSLSGLQLGNDVMFVKQGTYVNPKDRGRRNIRDMFPRDNYDAISRAMSEPDLHGTDVDYSEISTDSGHDSLFNRPGLGTMVFRRNYVSGGMFDLGGRDEDSADNNVRLRSRLQQYPSADEDSIGSARSLQERNVEELPWEEIELGLDDDDEANTSPLEVFLATQSMSDFFSIFKREKIDLEALLLCSDHDLKSIHIPLGPRKKLLDACKRRLETIEYPDCIEDTEL, from the exons ATGAATGACAGGTACCACAAGGCGGCCCGGGACGGCTACCTGGACCTGCTGAAGGAGGCAACTCGGAAGGATCTCAACGCGCCGGATGAGGATGGCATGACACCGACGTTATGGGCTGCTTATCACGGCAACCTGGAGGCTCTGCAGCTGATCGCGGCGAGGGG AGGAAACCCTGACAAGTGTGATATATGGGGGAACACGCCACTCCACCTGGCAGCTGCCAATGGTCACCTCAATTGCCTTTTCTTCCTGGTGTCTTTCGGTGCCAACATATGGTGCCTGGACAACGACTACCACACGCCGTTGGACATGGCCGCCACAAAGAATCACATGGATTGTGTCCGCTACTTGGACACCATCGCCACCAAGCAGACAGGCCTCAACACCAAGCTGGTCAGCAAGATGAAGGACCGGGCGTTTCGCGATGCTGAGCGGCGAATCAAAGAGTGTGTGAAGATGCAGAAGAAACACCACAAACGCATGGAGCGAAGGTTTCATAGGGAGACTTCTGAGGCTTCTGCATCAGATGTGATGAGCTTTTCCAGTTACACCAGCAGCTCTCTTAGCCACAAGCTGCACAACTTTAATGCAGCCACAGTCAGTGTGCCATATTCTCAG GCTACTCTCCATGCCACAAACCGAGGGAAGACAAAGATTCAGAGGAAGCTGGAGAAGAGGAAACAAGGagatgggacctttaaaatctaCGAGGATGGGAGGAAGAGTGTGCGCTCCCTCTCTGGACTTCAGTTGGGCAACGATGTTATGTTTGTCAAACAGGGGACCTACGTCAACCCAAAGGACCGTGGCCGCCGCAACATTCGTGACATGTTCCCAAGAGACAATTATGATGCCATTTCACGTGCCATGAGCGAGCCGGACCTCCACGGGACCGATGTGGACTACTCTGAGATCAGCACTGACTCAGGACATGATTCTCTGTTCAATAGACCCGGTCTGGGCACCATGGTTTTTAGGAGGAACTATGTGAGTGGGGGGATGTTCGACCTCGGTGGTCGGGATGAGGACAGTGCAGACAATAATGTGCGTTTACGCAGTCGGCTGCAGCAATACCCGAGTGCAGATGAAGACAGCATTGGCAGTGCACGCAGCCTGCAGGAGAGGAACGTGGAGGAGCTGCCCTGGGAAGAAATCGAATTAGGGCTGGACGATGATGATGAGGCTAACACAAGCCCGCTGGAGGTCTTCCTCGCCACACAGAGCATGAGTGactttttctccattttcaaGAGGGAAAAGATTGACCTTGAAGCACTGTTGCTCTGCTCTGACCATGACCTTAAGAGTATCCACATCCCCTTAGGACCAAGAAAAAAGCTCTTAGATGCTTGTAAGAGACGGCTGGAGACCATCGAGTACCCAGACTGCATTGAGGACACAGAACTGTGA
- the LOC120575419 gene encoding inward rectifier potassium channel 2-like: MGSVRSHRYSIVSSEEDGMKLATIAVPNGYGNGNVNKVHTQRKHQSRFVRKDGHCNVQFINMSEKGQRYLADIFTTCVDIRWRWMLLVFCLSFLLSWLFFGFVFWVVALCYGDLENETQMCVSNVDSFTAAFLFSVETQTTIGYGYRYVTEECPVAVFVVVFQSIVGCIIDAFIIGAVMAKMAKPKKRNETLVFSHYAAVAMRDGKLCLMWRVGNLRKSHLVEAHVRAQLLKSRTTAEGEFIPLDQVDIDVGFDSGIDRIFLVSPITIVHEIDEDSPFYEMSKQELETSEFEIVVILEGMVEATAMTTQCRSSYVASEILWGYRFEPVLFEEKNYYKVDYSRFENTYEVPSTPNCSARELAEKKSSAASSRNSFCYENEVALEKVEMEEEFEEEENREVRGVETGALEDTNTDVVSESECNVDSLPLESRPLTAESQI; the protein is encoded by the coding sequence ATGGGGAGTGTGCGAAGCCACCGTTACAGCATTGTGTCCTCTGAAGAAGACGGCATGAAGCTGGCCACTATTGCCGTTCCGAATGGCTACGGAAACGGCAATGTCAACAAGGTGCACACACAGCGCAAACATCAGAGCCGCTTCGTCAGGAAGGATGGCCACTGCAATGTGCAGTTTATCAATATGAGTGAGAAAGGCCAGCGGTACCTGGCAGATATCTTCACCACCTGCGTGGACATCCGCTGGCGCTGGATGCTGCTCGTATTCTGCCTTTCCTTCCTGCTGTCATGGTTGTTTTTTGGCTTTGTCTTCTGGGTAGTGGCCCTCTGTTACGGAGACTTAGAGAATGAGACTCAGATGTGTGTTTCCAATGTAGACAGCTTCACCGCTGCCTTCTTGTTTTCAGTGGAGACCCAAACCACTATTGGCTATGGTTATCGCTATGTGACGGAGGAGTGCCCCGTTGCCGTCTTTGTGGTCGTCTTCCAAAGCATTGTGGGCTGCATCATCGATGCTTTCATTATCGGTGCTGTCATGGCCAAGATGGCCAAGCCCAAAAAGAGGAACGAGACCCTGGTGTTTAGCCATTATGCTGCAGTGGCCATGAGGGATGGTAAACTTTGCCTGATGTGGCGTGTGGGGAACCTCAGGAAGAGTCACCTGGTGGAGGCCCATGTGAGGGCCCAGCTACTCAAGTCTCGCACCACCGCCGAGGGAGAGTTCATACCTCTAGATCAGGTAGACATTGACGTAGGCTTCGATAGTGGCATTGACAGAATCTTCCTGGTGTCTCCAATCACCATTGTGCATGAGATTGATGAGGACAGCCCGTTCTATGAGATGAGCAAACAGGAGTTGGAGACGTCAGAGTTTGAGATCGTGGTGATTCTAGAGGGCATGGTGGAGGCTACAGCCATGACCACTCAGTGTCGGAGCTCCTACGTGGCCAGCGAGATCCTCTGGGGCTACCGCTTTGAGCCGGTGCTCTTTGAAGAAAAGAACTACTACAAAGTGGACTACTCTCGCTTTGAAAACACGTATGAGGTACCCAGCACACCCAACTGTAGTGCCAGGGAACTAGCCGAGAAGAAATCCAGCGCAGCCAGCTCGAGGAACTCCTTTTGCTACGAGAACGAAGTGGCTCTCGAAAAAGTCGAGATGGAGGAGGAGTTTGAGGAGGAGGAAAACAGGGAGGTGAGGGGTGTTGAGACCGGTGCACTcgaggacacaaacacagatgtgGTGTCAGAGTCTGAATGCAATGTGGATTCTTTGCCTTTAGAATCAAGGCCTTTGACAGCAGAATCACAAATATGA
- the zgc:112148 gene encoding Golgi apparatus membrane protein TVP23 homolog B produces the protein MVNMLRQDSQDAPLFGEDDGDIRQRKSKIRHPLASFFHLFFRTSAILVYLLCDIFSSRFIACMVTIILLLSCDFWTVKNVSGRLLVGLRWWNQVDEDGKSHWVFESRKTHSLNTTSGAESRIFWLGLIVCPIFWIVFVFSTIFSFKIKWLAVVIMGLVLQWANLYGYVRCKVGGKSSLRNMAKNYLGVQLFKQAMKKSEEP, from the exons ATGGTCAACATGCTGAGACAG gaCTCCCAAGACGCTCCTCTTTTCGGTGAAGATGACGGCGACATCAGGCAAAGAAAGTCCAAAATTAG ACATCCACTGGCCTCTTTCTTCCATCTCTTCTTCCGAACAAGTGCCATCTTGGTCTACTTACTGTGTGACATCTTCAGCAGTCGTTTCATTGCCTGTATGGTCACCATCATCCTCCTGCTGTCATGCGACTTCTGGACCGTGAAG AATGTATCTGGCAGATTGTTGGTGGGCCTTCGGTGGTGGAATCAAGTGGATGAAGATGGAAAGAGCCACTGGGTATTTGAGTCAAGGAAG acacacagtctAAACACAACGTCTGGTGCTGAGTCACGGATCTTCTGGCTTGGACTCATTGTATGCCCCATCTTCTGGATAGTTTTTGTGTTCAGCACCATCTTCTCCTTCAAGATTAAATGGCTG GCTGTGGTAATCATGGGCTTGGTTTTACAATGGGCCAACCTGTATGGCTATGTCAGATGCAAGGTGGGGGGGAAGTCCAGCCTGAGAAACATGGCAAAGAACTATCTTGGTGTCCAGCTTTTTAAACAG GCAATGAAGAAATCAGAGGAACCTTGA